A genomic stretch from Marinobacter fonticola includes:
- a CDS encoding alkaline phosphatase PhoX: protein MTHLFKPQFEGDTEIQPVFNRRDFMKGSSAVAASTAFAAMASQAQAASFPYTDGYGPLIPTADKATGLELLALPEGFEYTTYGWTGMIQTDGLPTPTDHDGMAVVAAKNNIISLVRNHENSEGEGAPCLPRGNRGVYNPAQYGGTTNLMFDVMEGKFLSSYNSLGGTIRNCAGGLTPWGTWLSCEETFNPWNQGPQGYNHGYVFEVPGFGFSDGQPIREMGRFAHEAVAVDPATGIVYETEDTGASAFYKFVPEGKWGDLKSGGKLYAMVLDNTTRLDLRGGLAAGTTWDVSWQEIADPDAMSQTCFDQATNAAIIERGEGCWYDDGKIYFVSTSGGAASLGQIFVYDPRKEICTLLFESSDTSQVDGPDNIAISPRGSILMCEDGGSNPKRLVGLTQAGITFPFAENRIALDQGDLSTIDAAFPGAREFFWDEVGPSTNGSNRLSFTSREWCGATFYGRWLFVNIQSPGVTFAITGPWEKGAL from the coding sequence ATGACTCACCTGTTCAAGCCCCAGTTCGAGGGCGACACCGAAATCCAGCCGGTGTTCAATCGTCGCGATTTCATGAAAGGCAGTTCAGCCGTCGCTGCAAGTACCGCCTTCGCAGCCATGGCCAGCCAGGCACAGGCTGCCAGCTTCCCTTACACTGACGGCTACGGTCCATTGATACCCACTGCGGACAAGGCCACTGGCCTGGAACTGCTCGCCCTGCCTGAAGGCTTCGAATACACCACCTACGGCTGGACCGGCATGATCCAAACCGACGGTCTGCCTACCCCGACCGATCACGACGGCATGGCGGTCGTTGCGGCCAAGAACAACATCATCTCTTTGGTCCGCAACCACGAGAATTCGGAAGGCGAAGGCGCACCCTGCCTGCCCCGTGGCAACCGCGGGGTCTACAATCCAGCCCAGTATGGCGGCACGACCAACCTGATGTTCGACGTCATGGAAGGCAAATTCCTGTCGTCCTACAACAGCCTTGGCGGCACCATTCGTAACTGCGCTGGCGGCCTTACACCGTGGGGCACCTGGCTGTCCTGCGAAGAAACCTTCAACCCATGGAACCAGGGCCCGCAGGGTTATAACCATGGTTACGTGTTCGAGGTTCCCGGCTTTGGCTTCTCCGACGGCCAGCCCATTCGCGAGATGGGCCGTTTTGCCCATGAAGCCGTCGCAGTCGATCCCGCCACCGGCATCGTTTATGAAACCGAAGACACCGGCGCTTCTGCCTTCTATAAGTTCGTACCTGAAGGCAAATGGGGTGACCTGAAATCCGGTGGCAAGCTCTACGCCATGGTACTGGACAACACCACCCGCCTGGACCTGCGCGGTGGGCTCGCAGCCGGCACGACCTGGGACGTCTCCTGGCAGGAAATCGCCGACCCGGACGCCATGTCCCAGACCTGCTTCGATCAGGCGACTAACGCTGCCATCATCGAGCGCGGCGAAGGCTGCTGGTACGACGACGGCAAGATCTACTTCGTCTCAACCTCCGGCGGTGCCGCCAGCCTGGGTCAGATCTTCGTTTACGACCCGCGCAAGGAAATCTGCACCTTGCTGTTCGAATCCAGCGACACCAGCCAGGTGGACGGCCCGGACAACATCGCCATCAGCCCGCGCGGCTCCATCCTCATGTGCGAGGACGGCGGCTCCAACCCCAAGCGCCTGGTTGGCCTGACTCAGGCTGGCATCACCTTCCCCTTCGCTGAAAACCGCATCGCGCTGGACCAGGGCGATCTGAGCACCATCGATGCCGCGTTCCCCGGCGCGCGCGAGTTCTTCTGGGACGAGGTGGGCCCCTCAACGAATGGTTCCAACCGCCTCAGCTTCACCAGCAGGGAATGGTGCGGCGCCACGTTCTACGGCCGCTGGCTGTTCGTGAACATCCAATCCCCGGGCGTGACCTTCGCCATCACCGGTCCCTGGGAGAAGGGCGCGCTATAA
- a CDS encoding Sec-independent protein translocase subunit TatA/TatB, which yields MFDLSWVELLFCGALALIVIGPKDMPQLFRAGGRLLSKGRRFYSDVVGSMHQLEREVDIASGKGPAHENWRNLIPEDLRNLPSDFRPGAFSAEDHQRRRAAIEQAKRDAEAARQAEADRAATLTDEAKFNDTAPTDNR from the coding sequence ATGTTTGACCTGAGCTGGGTAGAACTCCTGTTCTGCGGTGCGCTGGCGCTGATCGTTATCGGTCCCAAAGACATGCCGCAACTCTTCCGTGCCGGCGGCCGCCTGCTGAGCAAGGGACGTCGTTTTTATAGCGACGTGGTCGGCAGCATGCATCAGCTTGAGCGCGAGGTGGACATCGCCTCGGGCAAGGGGCCCGCCCATGAAAACTGGCGCAATCTGATTCCCGAAGACCTGCGCAACCTGCCCTCGGATTTTCGTCCCGGTGCGTTCTCGGCCGAAGACCATCAACGCCGGCGCGCTGCCATCGAGCAAGCTAAACGCGACGCGGAAGCGGCGCGGCAGGCCGAAGCGGATCGGGCAGCAACGCTTACCGACGAGGCCAAATTCAACGACACAGCGCCTACGGATAACCGGTAA
- the lpoB gene encoding penicillin-binding protein activator LpoB yields the protein MKKLIVITAVSLLLTACATPTRYVDPAADTGPVAMTLDYRDFERAADDAVQDLLASGAVSNPSGQRYVMVVSRIVNDTMQRIDTDQLTKKIRVALLRSGKVLTTTAVGVEGAEDPMNQQARELRNNEEFDQSGVQRKGTLQAPDLSLSGKIIQRNHKVEDEQQVEYYFQLSLTDLQNGLAVWENETPIIKRGSNDAVAW from the coding sequence ATGAAAAAGCTGATCGTCATAACCGCTGTATCGTTGCTGTTGACGGCCTGCGCCACGCCTACCCGCTATGTCGACCCGGCGGCAGATACGGGCCCGGTAGCCATGACACTCGACTACCGGGACTTCGAGCGCGCTGCAGACGACGCAGTGCAGGATCTGCTGGCCAGCGGTGCCGTCTCCAATCCCTCCGGCCAGCGTTACGTCATGGTGGTCAGCCGCATCGTCAATGACACCATGCAGCGTATCGATACCGATCAGCTTACCAAGAAAATACGGGTCGCCCTGCTGCGTTCGGGCAAGGTGTTGACCACGACGGCTGTTGGTGTGGAGGGCGCCGAAGACCCGATGAACCAGCAGGCCCGTGAACTTCGTAACAACGAAGAGTTCGACCAGTCCGGCGTGCAGCGCAAAGGTACGCTCCAAGCGCCGGACCTGAGTCTGTCCGGCAAGATCATCCAGCGTAACCACAAAGTCGAGGACGAGCAGCAGGTGGAATACTATTTCCAGCTCAGCCTGACCGACCTGCAGAACGGTCTGGCTGTGTGGGAGAACGAAACCCCGATTATCAAACGGGGATCGAACGACGCGGTGGCTTGGTAG
- a CDS encoding peptidylprolyl isomerase produces MAQATARHILVDNEAKCEELKQQIADGKDFGEVAREHSSCPSGRNGGDLGSFGPGQMVPEFDKAVFNGDVNVVQGPIKTQFGYHLLEVTSRT; encoded by the coding sequence ATGGCACAAGCAACCGCACGCCACATTCTGGTAGACAACGAAGCGAAGTGTGAAGAGCTCAAGCAACAGATTGCCGATGGCAAAGACTTTGGCGAAGTGGCCCGCGAACATTCCAGCTGCCCCTCCGGGCGCAACGGCGGCGACCTCGGTTCCTTTGGCCCCGGCCAGATGGTCCCGGAGTTCGACAAGGCCGTGTTCAACGGTGACGTCAATGTCGTGCAGGGCCCGATCAAGACCCAGTTTGGCTATCACCTCCTAGAGGTCACCAGCCGTACCTGA
- the tatA gene encoding twin-arginine translocase TatA/TatE family subunit: protein MGLSVWQIVLVVILFLLLFGRGKIPALMSDLAQGIKSFKTGMRDEPEKDEAHTPVSESVKTAEPAAQTRTTS from the coding sequence ATGGGCCTGAGTGTCTGGCAAATCGTTCTCGTGGTTATCCTATTCCTGCTCCTGTTCGGCCGCGGCAAGATTCCCGCGTTGATGTCCGACCTGGCGCAGGGCATCAAGAGCTTCAAGACCGGCATGCGTGACGAGCCGGAAAAAGACGAAGCCCATACCCCGGTGTCTGAATCCGTCAAGACGGCTGAGCCAGCTGCGCAAACCCGCACTACGTCCTGA
- a CDS encoding PEP-CTERM sorting domain-containing protein, with translation MRSLIQSTGLALLVMLPFTANAGIMELSGDGGYSEAVDSSNGWVTEDTFTGDNVDFWTFEISEPTTLSVDIESDIAFGISVYMGQIADEFATMFFSNSGDFTDGSLTYAGGTPAIPGGNSSLSSLFLDSAGFFTIAVGGAEGFDLSGPFNYTMNVATAAAVPEPSTLALMLAGGLTLVARRRSAKNA, from the coding sequence ATGCGTTCATTGATTCAATCCACCGGTCTGGCGCTGCTGGTTATGCTGCCTTTTACCGCCAACGCCGGCATCATGGAACTGTCTGGCGATGGCGGCTATTCCGAGGCCGTGGACAGCAGTAACGGCTGGGTGACAGAAGATACCTTTACCGGCGATAACGTTGATTTCTGGACCTTCGAAATCAGCGAGCCGACCACGCTTTCGGTCGACATCGAGTCGGACATCGCCTTCGGCATCAGCGTCTATATGGGCCAGATTGCCGATGAATTCGCCACGATGTTTTTCAGCAATAGCGGCGATTTCACCGATGGGTCGCTGACCTACGCCGGCGGCACCCCAGCGATCCCCGGCGGCAATAGCAGTCTGTCCAGCCTGTTTCTGGATTCCGCAGGCTTCTTCACCATCGCCGTAGGCGGTGCAGAAGGCTTCGATTTGTCCGGCCCCTTCAATTACACCATGAACGTCGCAACCGCTGCGGCTGTTCCCGAGCCCTCAACCCTGGCCTTGATGCTGGCCGGTGGCCTTACTCTCGTCGCCCGTCGCCGGTCTGCCAAAAACGCCTAG
- a CDS encoding antibiotic biosynthesis monooxygenase family protein: protein MYIAMNRFRIAPGKEEDFIEIWRNRETHLNEVPGFKSFNLLQGPSYDDHTLFSSHSVWESEDAFVSWTKSDAFRKAHANAKPAKGIYLGPPQFEGFKKVL from the coding sequence ATGTATATCGCGATGAATCGATTCCGAATCGCACCGGGCAAGGAAGAGGACTTTATCGAAATCTGGCGTAACCGCGAGACCCACCTGAATGAAGTCCCTGGCTTCAAGAGCTTCAACTTGCTGCAGGGCCCCAGCTACGACGACCATACGCTGTTTTCCTCCCATAGCGTTTGGGAGTCCGAAGACGCATTTGTGAGCTGGACTAAATCGGACGCTTTTCGCAAAGCCCACGCTAACGCCAAACCCGCGAAGGGAATCTATCTCGGACCGCCGCAGTTCGAGGGCTTTAAAAAGGTGCTTTAA
- a CDS encoding glutathione S-transferase family protein codes for MSELILHQYAMSPFSEKIRTMLGYTGQSWKAVTVREMPPRPDLEPLADGYRKIPVAQIGADVFCDTRTISREIARMSGKPELALENNSQEVQDFVREVDLQIFLACIVSSSGGGLLIKLIRNTSIIDAYKFLKDRIEMGKKSKVRSVSPKQAKARVAEHVADLEKRLTRDFLFGDKPCIADFSAYHGLWFVCDVAEKDVLKNAPRVSAWMERIRAFGHGSVEEISGDQALEVAHATLPRPLPSSNANGSIGQTVRVAPDDYGREPITGTLVADDGTSWIIAHEHPRVGTVNIHVPQQGFSLKDR; via the coding sequence ATGTCCGAGCTGATCCTGCACCAGTACGCCATGTCCCCGTTTTCCGAGAAGATCCGCACCATGCTGGGCTACACCGGCCAGAGCTGGAAAGCAGTTACTGTACGCGAGATGCCGCCGCGCCCAGACCTCGAACCGCTGGCTGACGGCTATCGCAAAATTCCCGTGGCCCAGATCGGTGCCGACGTGTTCTGCGATACACGTACCATCAGCCGTGAAATCGCCCGCATGTCCGGCAAGCCTGAACTGGCCCTGGAGAATAATTCGCAAGAGGTGCAAGACTTTGTCCGCGAAGTGGATCTGCAGATCTTCCTGGCGTGCATTGTCTCGTCCAGTGGCGGCGGCCTGCTGATCAAGCTGATCCGCAATACGTCCATAATCGATGCCTACAAGTTCTTGAAGGACCGCATCGAAATGGGCAAGAAATCGAAGGTCCGTTCCGTCAGCCCCAAACAGGCCAAAGCGCGAGTAGCCGAGCATGTGGCCGATCTTGAGAAGCGCCTGACACGGGATTTCCTGTTTGGCGACAAGCCATGCATTGCCGATTTTTCGGCCTATCACGGCTTATGGTTCGTGTGCGATGTTGCGGAAAAAGACGTGCTCAAGAACGCGCCAAGAGTAAGCGCCTGGATGGAGCGCATTCGCGCTTTCGGACATGGGTCGGTGGAAGAAATCAGCGGCGACCAGGCGCTGGAAGTCGCGCACGCTACGCTACCGCGCCCGTTACCGTCATCGAACGCCAACGGCTCGATCGGTCAGACAGTCCGTGTGGCGCCTGACGATTATGGACGCGAACCGATAACCGGAACGCTGGTGGCCGATGATGGAACGAGTTGGATTATCGCCCACGAGCACCCCCGCGTCGGTACCGTGAACATTCACGTCCCGCAGCAGGGGTTCAGCCTGAAAGACCGCTAA
- a CDS encoding FMN-binding negative transcriptional regulator produces the protein MHALIRSRGFGTLVTAGPDGPDANHVPFYLDASGKLQCHVARSNPLWEQVRQSPQVLVIFHGPDAYISPNWYATKKETGKAVPTWNYQVVHAHGRAEPIEDPAWLREHLDNLTHHNEHMRPDAWAVSDAPADYIEKMMGAIVGLEITLDRLEGKLKASQNQPEANRAGVKAGLDAEGTESANAMGNHVP, from the coding sequence ATGCACGCACTGATCCGCAGCCGCGGCTTCGGCACGCTAGTTACCGCCGGGCCGGACGGTCCCGACGCCAATCACGTCCCGTTCTATCTGGACGCATCCGGTAAGCTCCAGTGCCATGTCGCGCGCAGCAATCCCCTCTGGGAGCAAGTGCGGCAATCGCCGCAGGTCCTGGTGATCTTCCATGGCCCGGATGCTTATATTTCTCCCAACTGGTACGCCACCAAGAAGGAAACCGGCAAGGCTGTACCCACCTGGAACTATCAGGTCGTTCACGCCCATGGCCGCGCCGAACCCATCGAAGATCCGGCCTGGCTGCGCGAGCACCTGGATAACCTGACCCATCACAACGAGCACATGCGTCCCGATGCCTGGGCGGTCAGCGACGCGCCGGCGGACTACATCGAGAAGATGATGGGCGCGATTGTGGGCCTGGAGATCACCCTCGACCGCCTGGAAGGCAAACTCAAAGCCAGCCAGAACCAGCCTGAAGCCAACCGCGCGGGGGTAAAAGCAGGGCTCGATGCTGAAGGTACCGAGTCGGCCAACGCCATGGGCAACCATGTACCCTGA
- a CDS encoding YcfL family protein — MRKTVFMLTLALASAVIAACAPVQPKREYVPRDDLKVDPEIRQSLTVQDLLSQRVKLADDSALLRIQFSVQAYQDTDMEWDVTWFDGDGMIVPGVGEGYRTARVLRNQTRFFSATAPHERAVSYQLHLREDREP, encoded by the coding sequence ATGCGTAAAACGGTATTCATGCTGACGTTGGCGCTGGCGAGTGCGGTGATCGCCGCCTGCGCACCGGTCCAGCCCAAGCGGGAATACGTACCCCGCGACGACCTGAAGGTCGACCCGGAAATCCGCCAGTCATTGACGGTTCAGGACTTGCTGTCTCAACGGGTCAAACTGGCAGACGACAGCGCCCTGCTACGTATCCAGTTTTCGGTTCAGGCATATCAGGACACGGATATGGAGTGGGATGTCACTTGGTTCGACGGGGACGGCATGATCGTGCCCGGTGTTGGCGAGGGCTATCGAACCGCACGCGTGCTGCGCAATCAGACCCGTTTCTTCTCGGCAACGGCCCCGCATGAGCGGGCCGTCAGCTATCAGTTGCACCTGCGCGAGGATCGAGAGCCATGA
- a CDS encoding helix-turn-helix domain-containing protein, protein MNHEQQKNAPLRCTTITDDAHAQADHLTNWTQEYDQVSPGRFYGRIDELHLGGVQVYNEHSSHALRQQCMVWPDAIWFGLPSQRAECRVDGQSLDATDIICRPGSTPFELVTPAAFDMLGIVVREHDLLAASASQGIAISADDARRVVRLSLPEQTLHNLHYLVSRIVHSTTDRLDSHIHRDLLMLALLETLERETPNRSVAPSYLHRKAVVERIKDYVAHARDLPVTMTELCELACVSRRTLQYSFESILGISPLQFLRVTRLNRVKRLLSAGHPTSVSDAAAYNGFYHLSQFSADYKQLFGELPSQTRARHPVPA, encoded by the coding sequence GTGAACCACGAACAACAAAAAAATGCACCATTACGATGCACGACGATCACCGATGATGCCCACGCGCAAGCGGACCACCTGACCAACTGGACCCAGGAGTACGACCAGGTCAGTCCGGGTCGCTTTTATGGCCGCATCGACGAGCTGCATCTGGGTGGCGTTCAGGTCTACAACGAACACAGCAGTCATGCCCTACGCCAGCAATGCATGGTCTGGCCCGATGCCATCTGGTTCGGCCTGCCCAGTCAGCGGGCGGAATGCCGTGTGGACGGCCAGAGCCTGGACGCCACGGACATTATCTGCCGGCCCGGCAGCACCCCGTTCGAGCTGGTCACGCCCGCGGCGTTCGATATGCTGGGCATTGTGGTCAGAGAACACGACCTGCTGGCCGCGTCTGCATCCCAGGGTATCGCTATCAGCGCCGACGATGCCCGCCGGGTTGTCCGGCTGAGCCTGCCGGAACAGACGCTGCATAACCTCCATTACCTGGTCAGCCGTATTGTCCACTCAACCACCGACCGGCTGGACAGCCACATCCACCGGGATCTGCTGATGCTGGCGCTATTGGAGACCCTGGAGCGCGAAACGCCAAACCGTTCCGTGGCGCCCAGTTACCTGCACCGCAAAGCGGTTGTCGAACGCATCAAGGACTACGTGGCGCACGCCCGGGACCTGCCGGTGACCATGACCGAGCTTTGCGAGTTGGCTTGCGTCAGTCGCCGCACCCTCCAGTACAGCTTCGAGAGCATCCTGGGCATCAGTCCGCTGCAGTTTCTGAGAGTGACCCGGCTTAACCGGGTCAAGCGACTGCTCAGCGCCGGCCACCCAACCTCCGTGTCCGATGCGGCGGCTTACAACGGCTTCTACCACCTGAGCCAGTTCTCCGCAGATTATAAGCAGCTGTTTGGCGAGTTGCCGTCCCAGACACGGGCGCGACATCCAGTGCCGGCTTAA
- the tatC gene encoding twin-arginine translocase subunit TatC has product MSQDDLDLSKAPLLTHLLELRTRLLYCLGFFAVVFGVSYLFAEDIYRFLQQPLLQIFGPESGRRMIYTGLHEAFFTYLKLSFFMAMFVTLPLALIQVWKFIAPGLYQREQKALSPLFVMTPVLFVLGASLAFYVVMPLAWDFFISFERPSVEQGISVELEARVSEYLGLVIKLILAFGLSFELPVLLLVMAKGGLVTADSLRRHRRHAIVVTFLFAALITPPDLISQIALGLPIVMLYELSILLIRWTRSDETSMERAAASQV; this is encoded by the coding sequence ATGAGCCAAGACGATCTCGACCTTTCCAAGGCCCCGCTGCTGACGCACCTGCTGGAACTGCGGACCCGACTATTGTATTGCCTGGGTTTCTTCGCGGTGGTATTCGGCGTTTCATACCTGTTCGCCGAGGATATCTATCGGTTCCTGCAGCAGCCCCTGCTTCAGATTTTCGGTCCCGAGAGTGGCCGGCGCATGATCTATACCGGTCTGCACGAAGCCTTTTTCACCTATCTGAAGCTATCCTTTTTCATGGCGATGTTCGTCACCCTGCCGCTGGCGCTGATTCAGGTCTGGAAGTTCATTGCGCCGGGGCTTTACCAGCGCGAACAGAAGGCGCTATCGCCACTATTTGTTATGACCCCGGTTCTGTTTGTATTGGGTGCATCACTGGCGTTCTACGTGGTGATGCCCCTAGCCTGGGATTTCTTTATCAGCTTCGAACGGCCCAGCGTGGAACAGGGTATCAGCGTCGAACTGGAAGCACGAGTGAGCGAATACCTGGGACTGGTGATCAAGCTGATCCTGGCGTTCGGCCTGAGCTTCGAGCTACCCGTACTGCTACTTGTGATGGCCAAGGGGGGCCTGGTGACCGCCGATTCCCTGCGGCGGCATCGCCGCCACGCTATCGTCGTCACCTTTCTGTTTGCTGCACTGATTACCCCGCCAGACCTGATTTCACAAATCGCTTTGGGGCTACCTATCGTGATGCTTTATGAGCTCTCCATCCTGCTGATTCGCTGGACGCGGTCGGATGAGACGTCCATGGAGCGCGCGGCCGCCAGCCAGGTTTAG
- a CDS encoding COG3014 family protein — translation MAQFNSAFSQGNYAVAASVMNYQDEGDPGKGNHVLELLHQGEAYRLEGDFEDSIAAFDKAEAEMKYLDTEGFASSATENVMSVLVNESSRDYRALMSEAIMVNTYKGLSFLAEANAEYARVEFNRADDRTRRAVDFFAEEIAEQRRALQNDPQNARMVQRSIQSDGMRSVLEAHYGDPSGWSVYPDYIVPSSTYLHGLFFLASGQGGADTERGANSLRRVAAMTPGHATLQADAELAADLAAGRTRRNELPPMVWILYENGLGPVLEEARFDIPLFLSHGGDRASVIFTSIALPRYRERTAVAGSLMAQSPAGSVKTEPVAQMGKVIRTEMQARFSSVLTRAISGAVVKGIIQYQATESLGIAGQLGSIIYTLATTQADLRGWQALPDHWEVARMERPADGRIVLGDTVRGRLGTVDVPDQPFTLVYVKRPTAQAPATVMLLDLKGERPGQCYTLAGDDDGSRPCSAMDAL, via the coding sequence ATGGCCCAGTTCAACAGTGCTTTCAGCCAGGGCAATTACGCCGTTGCTGCCAGCGTCATGAACTATCAGGACGAGGGCGATCCCGGCAAAGGTAATCACGTGCTTGAACTGCTGCACCAGGGCGAAGCCTATCGCCTGGAAGGGGACTTTGAGGACTCGATTGCGGCGTTCGACAAGGCCGAAGCCGAGATGAAATATCTGGATACTGAGGGCTTCGCGTCCTCCGCGACCGAAAATGTAATGTCGGTGCTGGTCAATGAATCCTCTCGGGACTATCGCGCCCTGATGTCCGAGGCCATCATGGTGAACACCTACAAAGGCTTGTCATTTTTGGCCGAGGCCAATGCTGAGTATGCGCGGGTGGAGTTCAATCGCGCCGACGACCGCACGCGGCGGGCGGTGGATTTCTTCGCCGAGGAAATCGCCGAGCAACGCCGGGCGCTGCAGAACGATCCGCAGAACGCTCGAATGGTTCAGCGAAGTATTCAGAGCGACGGCATGCGCTCGGTATTGGAAGCCCATTATGGCGACCCGTCCGGTTGGAGCGTCTATCCCGATTACATCGTGCCTTCCAGCACCTACCTGCACGGGCTGTTCTTCTTGGCCAGCGGCCAGGGCGGAGCGGATACGGAACGGGGCGCCAACTCTTTACGCCGGGTGGCTGCCATGACGCCGGGCCATGCGACGTTGCAAGCTGACGCCGAGCTGGCGGCTGACTTGGCCGCGGGCCGCACGAGGCGAAATGAGCTGCCGCCGATGGTGTGGATACTTTACGAGAATGGCTTGGGCCCGGTACTGGAAGAAGCCCGGTTTGATATACCGTTATTCCTGTCCCATGGTGGCGACAGGGCGTCCGTGATATTTACCAGCATAGCGTTGCCGCGCTACCGGGAACGCACAGCGGTTGCGGGTAGTCTGATGGCTCAATCGCCGGCGGGCAGTGTCAAAACAGAACCTGTTGCCCAGATGGGCAAGGTTATTCGCACCGAGATGCAGGCCCGTTTCTCCAGCGTGCTGACCCGCGCCATTTCCGGCGCGGTGGTCAAGGGCATCATCCAATATCAGGCTACGGAGTCCCTTGGTATCGCAGGCCAGTTGGGGTCGATTATCTACACCCTCGCGACCACCCAGGCAGACCTGCGAGGCTGGCAAGCACTGCCGGACCACTGGGAGGTCGCGCGCATGGAACGGCCCGCCGATGGCCGGATCGTTCTGGGTGACACTGTTCGGGGGCGTCTGGGAACGGTGGACGTTCCGGATCAACCCTTTACCCTGGTTTACGTTAAGCGACCTACCGCCCAGGCGCCTGCTACGGTAATGTTGCTGGACCTTAAGGGCGAGCGCCCCGGCCAGTGTTATACCCTTGCAGGGGATGACGACGGGTCGCGGCCATGTTCGGCGATGGACGCGCTATAG